A DNA window from Hydrogenophaga taeniospiralis contains the following coding sequences:
- a CDS encoding type II secretion system protein produces MRTGERGFAYVLLLVAVAIVAATGASALSRGSAMGQRSAERELLYVGQAFENALHSYAGVRPPGENTPRAPTPLTLAGPMALEDLLKDPRTPGLRRHLRKLYADPITGQAQWGLIHDAAGRIVGIHSLSERPPLKTHGFDAAHARFEQAQRYSDWVFGLPAAQVAGMPALRAP; encoded by the coding sequence ATGCGGACTGGTGAACGCGGATTCGCCTACGTCTTGCTGCTGGTGGCGGTGGCTATCGTGGCCGCCACCGGCGCCAGCGCGCTCTCACGCGGCAGCGCCATGGGCCAACGCAGCGCCGAGCGCGAGCTGCTGTACGTGGGGCAGGCTTTTGAAAACGCGCTGCACAGCTATGCGGGGGTGCGCCCGCCGGGCGAAAACACCCCACGGGCGCCCACGCCGCTGACGCTGGCCGGCCCGATGGCGCTTGAAGACCTGCTCAAAGACCCCCGCACACCCGGCCTGCGGCGCCACCTGCGCAAGCTCTACGCCGACCCCATCACGGGGCAGGCGCAATGGGGGCTGATCCACGACGCAGCCGGGCGCATCGTCGGCATCCACAGCCTGTCGGAACGCCCTCCGCTGAAGACCCATGGCTTCGACGCGGCCCACGCCCGCTTCGAGCAGGCGCAACGCTACAGCGACTGGGTGTTTGGCCTGCCTGCGGCACAGGTGGCTGGGATGCCGGCTTTGCGGGCGCCCTGA